The Arthrobacter sp. NicSoilC5 genome has a window encoding:
- a CDS encoding M3 family metallopeptidase, whose translation MTNPLLTASPLPYGLPPFEALTAGQYGAAIEAGLAAHLDEIRAISSNAAPATFENTALAMERSGQLLNRAAAAFFTLVSADASAEIRDLETELSPRFQAHQDEVFLNSALYGRFAGIDTDSLDPESARLVEEYLKEFRQSGIQLDAPGQERLRAINAELARLGTEFGQRVKEGMKSAALLLEDAGDLAGLPADDVASAAEAARAAGHDGKFLLTLIQPGNQPALASLENRDVRRRLFEASVARGSGGGSLDVLDLAREMAGLRAEKAQLLGFANYAELVADRQTAPDFEAVRTMLGRMAPAAVRNADAEAAALADAAGHPLEAWDWAYYSAKVRREKYDVDEQALRPYFELDRVIEDGVFFAATSLYGVTFHERHDLRAYHPDVRIWEVRNGDGTVLGLFLGDYYARESKRGGAWMNSLVDQSGLLGTRPVVINTLNISKPPAGEPTLLTLDELRTLFHEFGHALHGLFSDVTYPRFSGTAVPRDFVEYPSQVNEMWIMWPEVLSHYARHHVTGESLPQDVVDRLEESRLWGEGFATTEYLGAALLDLAWHTLEPGDVPDDAVEFEAKALAAAGIAHPLIPPRYRTGYFQHIFAGAGYAAGYYSYIWSEVLDAETVDWFKENGGLSRANGERFRQELLSRGNSRDPLESFRILRGREAGLDPLLKRRGLE comes from the coding sequence ATGACCAACCCCCTCCTCACCGCCAGTCCCCTGCCCTACGGTCTTCCGCCTTTCGAGGCCCTCACAGCAGGCCAGTACGGCGCCGCCATCGAAGCCGGACTGGCTGCCCACCTGGACGAGATCCGGGCCATCAGCAGCAACGCCGCACCGGCCACGTTTGAAAACACGGCACTGGCCATGGAACGCTCCGGGCAGCTCCTCAACAGGGCGGCTGCGGCATTTTTCACCTTGGTGTCGGCGGATGCCTCCGCGGAAATCCGGGACCTTGAAACGGAGCTTTCGCCGCGCTTCCAGGCCCACCAGGACGAAGTTTTCCTCAACAGTGCACTGTATGGGCGCTTTGCCGGCATAGATACGGACAGCCTCGATCCCGAGTCAGCCCGCCTGGTGGAGGAGTACCTCAAGGAGTTCCGCCAGTCCGGGATCCAGCTCGATGCGCCCGGCCAGGAGCGGCTGCGTGCCATCAACGCTGAGCTGGCCCGGTTGGGCACGGAGTTCGGACAGCGGGTCAAGGAGGGGATGAAGTCCGCAGCGCTGCTGCTGGAGGACGCCGGCGACCTGGCGGGCCTGCCGGCGGACGACGTCGCCAGTGCCGCGGAAGCGGCACGCGCCGCCGGGCACGACGGGAAATTCCTGCTTACCTTGATCCAGCCCGGCAACCAGCCGGCGCTGGCCTCGCTCGAGAACCGGGACGTCCGCCGTCGTCTGTTCGAAGCATCCGTGGCCAGGGGCAGTGGCGGCGGGAGCCTGGATGTCCTGGACCTGGCCCGGGAGATGGCCGGGCTGCGGGCGGAAAAGGCCCAACTGCTGGGTTTCGCCAACTACGCCGAATTGGTGGCCGACCGGCAGACGGCGCCGGACTTCGAGGCCGTCCGGACGATGCTGGGCCGGATGGCGCCGGCGGCCGTCCGCAATGCCGACGCCGAGGCGGCAGCCCTGGCCGACGCCGCCGGGCATCCGCTGGAGGCCTGGGACTGGGCCTACTATTCGGCAAAGGTACGGCGGGAGAAGTACGACGTCGACGAACAGGCCCTGCGTCCCTACTTCGAACTCGACCGGGTAATCGAGGATGGTGTGTTCTTCGCCGCCACGTCACTGTACGGGGTCACCTTCCACGAGCGCCACGACCTCCGCGCCTATCATCCGGACGTTCGCATCTGGGAGGTCCGGAACGGGGACGGAACCGTCCTGGGGTTGTTCCTGGGCGACTACTATGCGCGTGAATCCAAGCGCGGCGGTGCGTGGATGAACTCGCTCGTGGACCAGTCGGGTCTGCTGGGCACCCGGCCGGTGGTGATCAATACGCTCAACATTTCCAAGCCGCCCGCGGGTGAGCCGACGCTCCTCACCCTGGACGAGCTGCGCACCCTTTTCCACGAGTTCGGCCACGCCCTGCACGGCTTGTTCTCCGACGTCACCTATCCCCGCTTTTCCGGCACTGCCGTGCCCCGGGACTTTGTGGAGTATCCGTCGCAGGTGAACGAGATGTGGATCATGTGGCCGGAAGTGCTGTCCCATTATGCGCGCCACCACGTCACCGGCGAATCTCTTCCGCAGGACGTTGTGGACAGGCTGGAGGAATCCCGGCTCTGGGGCGAAGGGTTTGCCACCACCGAGTACCTGGGCGCAGCCCTCCTGGACCTGGCTTGGCACACGCTGGAGCCAGGCGACGTTCCGGACGATGCCGTGGAGTTCGAGGCTAAGGCCCTGGCTGCGGCAGGGATTGCGCACCCCCTGATCCCGCCCCGGTACCGCACAGGCTACTTCCAGCACATCTTCGCCGGCGCCGGCTACGCCGCAGGCTATTACTCCTACATCTGGAGCGAGGTCCTGGACGCGGAGACCGTGGACTGGTTCAAGGAGAACGGCGGCCTGTCCCGCGCAAACGGCGAACGCTTCCGGCAAGAACTCCTCAGCCGCGGCAACAGCCGGGACCCCCTGGAGTCCTTCCGGATCCTGAGGGGCCGCGAAGCAGGACTGGACCCGCTGCTCAAGCGCCGCGGCCTGGAGTAA
- the pgsA gene encoding phosphatidylinositol phosphate synthase, with translation MLNRHARGFFTALFTPLARWLLKIGVSPDAVTILGTAGVAAGALIFYPLGQLFWGTVFITAFIFSDVLDGIMARMQDVKSRWGNFLDSTLDRVADGALFAGVSVWFFTGGNNTAIAVSALLCLVLGMVVSYARAKAESLGFTANVGIAERAERLVSVLVVTGLTGLGLPPAVLLATLVLLAAASLITVVQRVVSVRRQALAEPTTAD, from the coding sequence ATGCTGAATAGGCATGCCCGCGGTTTCTTCACCGCGCTGTTTACCCCACTGGCCCGCTGGCTCCTGAAGATTGGCGTCTCCCCGGACGCGGTCACCATCCTCGGAACCGCGGGTGTTGCCGCGGGAGCCCTCATCTTCTACCCCCTGGGTCAACTCTTTTGGGGGACCGTCTTCATCACCGCGTTCATCTTTTCCGACGTCCTGGACGGCATCATGGCCCGGATGCAGGACGTCAAGAGCCGGTGGGGTAACTTCCTGGACTCCACGCTTGACCGGGTCGCTGATGGCGCCCTCTTCGCCGGCGTGTCCGTATGGTTTTTCACCGGCGGAAACAACACCGCCATCGCCGTCAGCGCGCTGCTGTGCCTGGTCCTGGGCATGGTTGTGTCCTACGCCAGGGCCAAGGCCGAGTCGCTGGGGTTCACCGCCAACGTCGGGATCGCAGAACGGGCCGAACGCCTGGTCTCCGTGCTGGTGGTCACCGGCCTGACCGGTTTGGGACTGCCACCGGCGGTGCTCCTGGCCACCCTGGTCCTCCTGGCCGCGGCGAGCCTCATCACCGTCGTACAGCGCGTCGTTTCCGTGCGCCGGCAGGCGCTGGCGGAACCCACGACCGCTGATTAA
- a CDS encoding HIT domain-containing protein: MQENTGAGYPGDAGVTDDFALAGVPDAFQRLWTPHRMAYIKGGQHQFKNENDCPFCVGPGRTDEEALIVYRGRTCYVVLNLFPYNPGHLLVCPYRHIPDYTDLTVEETAEFAELTQTAMRVLRKVSNPGGFNLGMNQGVVGGAGISAHLHQHIVPRWGGDGNFFPIIAQTKAITQTLDEVRQQVAEAWPGESDAE; the protein is encoded by the coding sequence GTGCAGGAGAACACAGGCGCAGGATATCCAGGCGATGCCGGCGTTACCGACGACTTTGCCCTCGCCGGTGTCCCGGACGCCTTCCAGCGCCTGTGGACTCCGCACCGCATGGCCTACATCAAGGGCGGCCAGCACCAGTTCAAGAACGAGAACGACTGCCCGTTCTGCGTAGGCCCCGGCCGCACCGACGAAGAGGCGCTCATCGTCTACCGCGGACGGACCTGCTACGTGGTGCTGAACCTGTTCCCCTACAATCCGGGCCACCTGCTGGTCTGCCCCTACCGGCACATTCCGGACTACACGGACCTTACGGTTGAAGAAACAGCGGAGTTCGCCGAGCTGACCCAGACGGCCATGCGGGTCCTGCGGAAAGTGTCCAATCCCGGCGGCTTCAACCTGGGCATGAACCAGGGCGTGGTGGGCGGTGCAGGTATCTCCGCACACCTGCACCAGCACATTGTGCCGCGGTGGGGCGGGGACGGTAATTTCTTCCCCATCATCGCCCAGACCAAAGCCATCACCCAGACCCTTGATGAGGTCCGCCAACAAGTGGCTGAGGCCTGGCCCGGGGAGTCGGATGCTGAATAG
- a CDS encoding DUF6504 family protein gives MGMFSESVDVVCNEAGQPESLTWAGASYTVCAEPLRWYERRQWWAEDSRAPLGSGQGVVDHEIWRVQVLPSRATSRSAAPEEPAGAEPLTLDLTRHLRSNRWRLLRIHDALRHRTA, from the coding sequence TTGGGCATGTTCAGCGAGTCTGTTGACGTGGTGTGCAACGAAGCCGGACAGCCGGAATCGTTGACCTGGGCCGGGGCTTCCTACACCGTCTGCGCCGAACCCCTCCGGTGGTACGAACGCCGGCAATGGTGGGCGGAGGACAGCAGGGCACCGCTGGGAAGCGGCCAGGGCGTGGTGGATCACGAAATCTGGCGAGTGCAGGTTCTGCCCTCCCGGGCAACCTCCCGTTCCGCTGCGCCGGAAGAACCGGCCGGCGCAGAACCCCTCACCCTTGACCTGACCCGCCATCTCCGCAGCAACCGTTGGCGGCTGCTGCGGATCCATGACGCCCTCCGCCACAGAACAGCCTGA
- the pdxS gene encoding pyridoxal 5'-phosphate synthase lyase subunit PdxS has translation MSTPDVSNEAGSSANSVTGSSRVKRGMAEMLKGGVIMDVVNVEQARIAEDAGAVAVMALERVPADIRAQGGVSRMSDPDMIDQIIDAVSIPVMAKARIGHFVEAQVLQSLGVDYIDESEVLTPADYVNHIDKWNFKVPFVCGATNLGEALRRINEGAAMIRSKGEAGTGDVSNATGHMRKIRSEIAKLSSLPEDELYVAAKELQAPYELVKEVAAAGKLPVVLFTAGGIATPADAAMMMQLGADGVFVGSGIFKSGNPAQRAAAVVKATTFFDDPDVIAKASRGLGEAMVGINVDEIPQPHRLAERGW, from the coding sequence GTGTCTACACCTGATGTAAGCAACGAGGCCGGTTCGTCCGCGAACAGCGTCACGGGCAGCAGCCGCGTGAAGCGTGGCATGGCCGAGATGCTCAAGGGCGGCGTCATCATGGACGTCGTCAACGTCGAGCAGGCCCGCATCGCCGAAGACGCCGGTGCCGTGGCAGTCATGGCGCTGGAGCGTGTTCCGGCCGATATCCGCGCCCAGGGCGGCGTGTCCCGCATGTCCGATCCCGACATGATCGACCAGATCATCGACGCCGTGTCCATCCCGGTGATGGCCAAGGCCCGCATCGGCCACTTCGTGGAAGCCCAGGTCCTGCAGTCCCTCGGTGTCGACTACATCGACGAGTCCGAGGTCCTGACCCCGGCCGACTACGTCAACCACATCGACAAGTGGAACTTCAAGGTTCCCTTCGTCTGCGGTGCCACCAACCTCGGTGAGGCCCTGCGCCGCATCAACGAGGGCGCGGCCATGATCCGCTCCAAGGGCGAGGCCGGCACCGGCGACGTCTCCAACGCCACCGGACACATGCGCAAGATCCGCTCGGAGATCGCCAAGCTCTCCTCGCTGCCCGAGGACGAGCTGTACGTCGCCGCCAAGGAACTCCAGGCCCCGTACGAACTGGTCAAGGAAGTTGCCGCTGCCGGCAAGCTCCCCGTGGTCCTGTTCACCGCAGGCGGCATCGCCACCCCCGCTGACGCTGCCATGATGATGCAGCTCGGCGCCGATGGCGTGTTCGTCGGCTCCGGCATCTTCAAGTCCGGCAACCCCGCCCAGCGCGCCGCCGCCGTCGTCAAGGCCACCACCTTCTTCGACGACCCCGACGTCATCGCCAAGGCCTCCCGCGGGCTCGGCGAAGCCATGGTGGGCATCAACGTCGACGAGATCCCCCAGCCGCACCGTCTCGCCGAGCGCGGCTGGTAA
- a CDS encoding glutamine amidotransferase, protein MSPAEAAEAGAQSKGTLRVVQLYPRDMNIYGDWGNALVLQRRIQWHGYTPELLEYNVGDPFPEGVDIIVGGGGQDSGQLVIQDDLQARAGQLKELAEDGAPMLVICGLYQLFGRFFKTRTGTVIPGIGVLDVETHGTDERLIGNVKVSTTEFGEVLGYENHSGQTTLGSGVRPLGTVAKGTGNNSNDGHEGARYRNIVASYLHGSLLPKNPAIADYLIRTAADRKFGSFSPGTPDDAYAVLAREHAARRPR, encoded by the coding sequence GTGAGTCCGGCAGAAGCAGCAGAAGCTGGCGCCCAGTCCAAGGGCACGCTGCGCGTGGTCCAGCTGTACCCGCGGGACATGAACATCTATGGCGACTGGGGCAATGCCCTGGTCCTGCAGCGCCGCATCCAATGGCACGGGTACACCCCCGAACTGCTTGAGTACAACGTGGGCGATCCCTTTCCCGAAGGCGTGGACATCATTGTGGGCGGCGGCGGCCAGGACAGCGGCCAGCTGGTCATCCAGGACGACCTGCAGGCCCGGGCCGGCCAGCTGAAGGAGTTGGCCGAGGACGGCGCACCCATGCTGGTCATCTGCGGCCTCTACCAGCTTTTTGGCCGTTTCTTCAAGACGCGGACGGGTACTGTCATCCCGGGCATCGGCGTCCTGGACGTGGAAACCCACGGTACCGACGAGCGCCTGATCGGCAACGTCAAGGTCTCAACCACCGAGTTCGGCGAAGTCCTCGGTTACGAGAACCACAGCGGCCAAACCACCCTGGGCAGCGGGGTGCGGCCGCTCGGGACGGTGGCTAAGGGAACGGGGAACAACAGCAACGACGGCCACGAGGGGGCGCGGTACCGAAACATCGTTGCCAGCTACCTGCACGGCTCGCTGCTTCCCAAGAACCCTGCCATTGCCGACTACCTCATCCGCACGGCCGCGGATCGCAAGTTCGGCAGCTTCTCCCCCGGCACCCCTGACGACGCCTACGCGGTCCTGGCACGGGAGCACGCCGCCCGCCGGCCCCGCTGA
- the dnaE gene encoding DNA polymerase III subunit alpha, whose protein sequence is MSFTHLHVSTAFSAHYGVSWPEELAMAAAADGATALACTDRDGLYGTIKHLKACMAAGIDPIVGVDLAVFDDDGDHRTQVSGRVVVLARGQNNGAGYRALCRLVSDAHARTSGKAGGAVPAAVTRAELASRTLDPQTLKPVLTVLLGPDSDVGRAMGGRRYLRPRTLFKQWLDAMPAGTVVAEIVSQLSAPGTPMSTAHAVRMLRLAEEHQVPAVLSNAVRYCAADGAPTADVLDSARTLKSLPELAGEPLLQPTGQGWLKTPAQMLGLGKEIISAAGYGAADLKQLMTQTEALADLCRIDPTSDMGWKQPVVPEASVIGISQDPHAELIQRCHAGIGRRFPGATGNTEKEIMARLDHELGIIDNLGFSSYFLTVAEVSRMIQDMGVRAAARGSGASSLVNYLIDVSHVNPLQHDLIFERFLSNDRATLPDIDIDVESAERHNVYHRIFERFGSERVTLMSMQNGYRARGAVRDAGLALGMDDDEVGEIAKQLWRFSARKFREALQEKPELREFAGRVEQRDAHGNQQLDLLVDLTERLDRLPRHISMHPCGVILGDATLLDRTPVQPSGLGLPMSQFDKHDMDPMGMLKLDVLGVRMQSAMAFAVREIIRIHPSKEEVVKAGNHPAGPEGSGPDYIAANGRIDLNAVPLDDEATYELIRSTHTLGCFQIESPGQRELIGKMAPREFNDLIIDISLFRPGPMKSDMVRPFLEHRHGFAPEVYPHPDLKPVLQETHGVTVFHEQILKTLHVMTGCGLAKADEFRRALSSEAGEARVEEYFRRHAKARGYTPEVVDKVWGTLKSFASFGFCKAHGAAFAVPTYQSAWLKTHHPEAFLAGLWEHDPGMYPKRLLVAEARRLGIPILPLDINRSKAEYRVERIGTGRDAGRLGIRLSLNGIYGLSAAELKRIVAGQPYDSLADLRARSRLSKPSIRRLAQLGAFDSLHREAGGTANRADLVHHLQQLQSANGPRKGFEVLEGQLSLPLGDIELRNIKPGLPAPTVVDNVRAELDLMAVDVSSHLMDSHRPLLERLGVTTADKLLSLRNGTEVLVAGVRVATQTPPMRGGRRVVFISIDDGTGCVDSVFFHEAQENAGPLLFGTRLLLIRGTTRRTGPRGISISASMAWDLGKTDSLPLPESIGGSTGVSGPEAFGDVPHPLDGISRTLAITGFNG, encoded by the coding sequence ATGAGCTTCACCCACCTTCACGTTTCCACGGCGTTCAGCGCCCATTACGGTGTTTCCTGGCCGGAGGAACTGGCCATGGCTGCCGCCGCCGACGGTGCCACAGCCCTCGCCTGTACAGACCGGGATGGCCTCTACGGAACCATCAAGCACCTCAAGGCCTGCATGGCCGCGGGCATCGACCCCATTGTGGGGGTGGACCTTGCAGTGTTTGACGACGACGGCGATCACCGAACGCAGGTGTCAGGCAGGGTGGTGGTGCTGGCCCGCGGCCAAAACAACGGTGCCGGATACCGTGCGCTGTGCCGCCTGGTTTCCGACGCCCACGCAAGGACCTCGGGGAAAGCCGGGGGAGCGGTGCCCGCTGCTGTCACCCGCGCCGAACTGGCCTCCCGCACCCTGGACCCCCAAACCCTTAAGCCGGTGCTCACCGTACTGCTCGGCCCTGATTCGGATGTGGGCCGGGCCATGGGCGGACGGCGCTACCTGCGGCCCCGGACCCTCTTCAAGCAGTGGCTCGACGCCATGCCCGCCGGAACCGTGGTGGCTGAAATCGTCTCCCAACTCAGCGCACCTGGTACCCCGATGAGCACGGCGCATGCTGTGCGCATGCTCAGGCTCGCCGAGGAACACCAGGTACCGGCGGTCCTGTCCAATGCCGTTAGGTACTGCGCTGCGGACGGAGCACCAACCGCTGACGTCCTGGATTCGGCCCGGACATTGAAGTCCCTGCCCGAACTGGCAGGGGAACCACTCCTGCAACCCACCGGCCAAGGGTGGCTGAAAACCCCGGCGCAGATGCTGGGGCTGGGCAAGGAAATCATTTCCGCTGCCGGTTATGGTGCCGCCGATCTCAAGCAGCTGATGACGCAGACGGAGGCGCTCGCCGATCTCTGCCGGATCGATCCCACCTCAGACATGGGATGGAAACAGCCCGTGGTGCCCGAAGCATCCGTTATTGGCATCAGCCAGGATCCGCACGCTGAACTCATCCAGCGTTGCCATGCAGGAATCGGCCGGAGGTTCCCGGGCGCCACTGGCAACACGGAGAAGGAGATCATGGCGCGCCTTGACCATGAGCTGGGGATCATCGACAACCTGGGATTCTCCTCGTACTTCCTGACTGTTGCCGAGGTGTCCCGGATGATCCAGGACATGGGGGTCAGGGCAGCAGCAAGAGGTTCGGGAGCATCCAGCCTGGTGAATTACCTGATCGACGTCAGCCATGTGAATCCCCTCCAGCACGACCTGATTTTTGAACGTTTCCTCTCCAACGACCGCGCCACCCTTCCGGACATCGACATCGACGTCGAAAGCGCTGAGCGCCACAACGTCTACCACCGGATCTTCGAACGCTTCGGCTCTGAACGGGTAACCCTGATGAGCATGCAGAACGGATATCGCGCCCGCGGTGCCGTGCGCGACGCCGGCCTGGCGCTGGGCATGGACGACGACGAGGTGGGGGAGATCGCCAAGCAGCTGTGGCGGTTCTCTGCACGGAAATTCCGGGAAGCACTGCAGGAAAAACCGGAACTGCGAGAGTTTGCCGGCCGGGTGGAGCAACGCGACGCCCATGGCAACCAGCAACTGGACCTGCTGGTGGACCTGACCGAACGGCTCGACCGGCTTCCCCGCCACATATCCATGCACCCGTGCGGCGTCATCCTGGGTGATGCCACCCTCCTGGACCGCACCCCGGTCCAGCCCAGCGGTCTTGGACTGCCCATGAGCCAGTTCGATAAACATGACATGGACCCCATGGGCATGCTCAAACTCGATGTCCTGGGTGTCCGCATGCAAAGCGCCATGGCGTTTGCGGTCCGGGAGATCATCAGGATCCATCCCTCCAAGGAGGAAGTGGTCAAGGCGGGGAACCACCCTGCGGGCCCGGAAGGTTCCGGCCCCGATTACATTGCCGCCAACGGCCGGATAGACCTCAACGCCGTCCCCCTCGACGACGAAGCCACCTATGAGCTGATCAGGAGCACGCATACCCTTGGCTGCTTCCAGATCGAATCACCCGGGCAGCGGGAACTGATCGGCAAAATGGCGCCGCGGGAGTTCAATGACCTCATCATCGATATTTCACTGTTCCGCCCGGGACCGATGAAATCGGACATGGTGCGGCCCTTCCTGGAACACCGGCACGGATTCGCCCCTGAGGTCTACCCCCACCCTGACCTCAAGCCGGTGCTGCAGGAAACCCACGGGGTCACCGTCTTCCACGAGCAGATCCTGAAAACCCTCCACGTCATGACCGGCTGCGGCCTGGCAAAAGCCGACGAATTCCGCCGGGCACTCAGCAGCGAGGCCGGAGAAGCGCGGGTGGAGGAGTACTTCCGGCGCCACGCCAAAGCCAGGGGGTACACCCCCGAGGTGGTGGACAAGGTGTGGGGGACGTTGAAGTCCTTTGCCAGCTTCGGCTTCTGCAAAGCCCACGGGGCTGCTTTCGCTGTCCCCACCTACCAGTCCGCCTGGCTCAAGACACACCACCCCGAAGCCTTCCTTGCAGGCTTATGGGAGCACGACCCCGGCATGTACCCCAAACGGCTGCTCGTGGCCGAAGCCCGCCGGCTGGGCATCCCCATCCTTCCCCTGGACATTAACCGCAGCAAAGCCGAATACCGGGTGGAGCGGATCGGGACAGGCAGGGACGCCGGCAGGCTGGGAATCAGGCTCAGCCTGAACGGGATTTACGGCCTCTCTGCTGCAGAACTGAAGCGGATTGTCGCCGGCCAGCCCTATGACTCACTGGCGGATCTCCGGGCGCGCTCGCGGCTCAGCAAGCCAAGCATCAGGCGCCTTGCGCAGCTGGGGGCCTTTGATTCCCTGCACCGCGAAGCCGGAGGCACCGCCAACCGCGCGGACCTGGTGCACCATTTGCAGCAGCTTCAATCAGCCAATGGCCCGCGGAAAGGCTTTGAGGTGCTGGAGGGGCAGTTGTCCCTTCCCCTGGGCGACATCGAACTGCGCAACATCAAACCTGGACTTCCCGCCCCCACAGTGGTGGACAACGTCAGGGCGGAATTGGATCTCATGGCCGTCGATGTCAGTTCCCACCTGATGGACAGCCACAGGCCCCTGCTGGAAAGGCTGGGCGTCACCACTGCCGACAAACTGCTCAGCCTGCGCAACGGGACCGAAGTGCTGGTGGCAGGGGTACGGGTGGCCACCCAGACTCCTCCCATGCGCGGCGGCAGGCGGGTGGTGTTCATCAGCATCGACGACGGCACCGGCTGCGTGGATTCGGTCTTCTTCCACGAGGCCCAGGAAAACGCCGGTCCGCTTCTGTTTGGAACCCGCCTGCTGCTGATCCGCGGGACCACCCGAAGGACCGGTCCCCGGGGCATCAGCATCAGCGCGAGCATGGCCTGGGACTTGGGCAAAACGGACAGTTTGCCCTTGCCGGAGTCCATCGGCGGGTCCACCGGGGTGTCCGGCCCGGAGGCCTTCGGCGATGTGCCACATCCCCTCGATGGCATCAGCAGGACGCTGGCGATTACCGGGTTCAACGGGTAA
- the thrS gene encoding threonine--tRNA ligase, producing the protein MSDAQQITLLVDGEETKVTTGTTGAELFFERRDVVVARVNGELKDLDQELPEGAEVEGVTIDSPDGLNVLRHSTAHVMAQAVQQLRPDAKLGIGPYITDGFYFDFDVAEPFTPEDLKTLEKMMQKIINQNQKFVRRVVNEDEAREAMKNEPYKLELLGKKNEAAEAGEGVNVEVGAGDITIYDNVERKEGTTVWCDLCRGPHLPNTKLISNAFALTRSSSAYWLGNQKNQQLQRIYGTAWPTKDALKAYQERIAEAERRDHRKLGSELDLFSFPDELGSGLPVFHPKGGIIRKEMEDYSRQRHVEAGYEFVYTPHITKGHLYEVSGHLDWYKDGMFPAMHVDAELNEDGTVRKPGQDYYLKPMNCPMHNLIFRSRGRSYRELPLRLFEFGSVYRYEKSGVVHGLTRVRGMTQDDAHIYCTREQMKDELTKTLTFVLDLLKDYGLNDFYLELSTKDPEKYVGDDATWEEATRTLAEVAQESGLELVPDPGGAAFYGPKISVQAKDALGRTWQMSTIQLDFNLPERFELEFQAADGSRQRPVMIHRALFGSVERFMGVLTEHYAGAFPAWLAPVQVVGIPVAEAFNDYMFDVVGQLKAAGIRAEVDTSSDRFPKKIRTASKDKIPFVLIAGGDDAEAGAVSFRFRDGSQDNGVPVAEAVKRITEAIRNRTS; encoded by the coding sequence GTGTCAGATGCCCAGCAGATCACCCTTCTCGTCGATGGCGAAGAGACCAAGGTGACTACCGGGACAACCGGTGCGGAACTCTTCTTTGAGCGCCGTGACGTTGTTGTTGCCCGCGTCAACGGCGAACTGAAGGACCTGGACCAGGAACTTCCTGAAGGCGCCGAGGTGGAAGGCGTCACCATTGATTCCCCCGACGGCCTGAACGTCCTGCGGCACTCCACCGCCCATGTCATGGCCCAGGCCGTGCAGCAGCTCCGTCCCGACGCCAAACTCGGCATCGGCCCCTACATCACCGACGGCTTCTACTTCGACTTCGACGTTGCCGAGCCGTTCACTCCCGAGGACCTCAAAACCCTCGAAAAGATGATGCAGAAGATCATCAACCAGAACCAGAAGTTCGTCCGCCGCGTGGTCAATGAGGACGAGGCCCGCGAAGCCATGAAGAACGAGCCCTACAAGCTCGAGCTCCTGGGCAAAAAGAACGAAGCCGCCGAAGCCGGGGAAGGCGTGAACGTCGAAGTCGGCGCCGGGGACATCACCATTTACGACAACGTGGAACGCAAGGAAGGCACCACCGTCTGGTGCGACCTCTGCCGCGGCCCCCACCTGCCCAACACCAAGCTCATCTCCAACGCCTTCGCCCTGACCCGTTCGTCGTCGGCCTACTGGCTGGGCAACCAGAAGAACCAGCAGCTGCAGCGCATCTACGGCACCGCCTGGCCCACCAAGGACGCCCTGAAGGCCTACCAGGAACGCATCGCCGAAGCCGAGCGCCGCGACCACCGCAAGCTCGGCTCCGAACTGGACCTGTTCTCCTTCCCGGACGAACTGGGCTCCGGCCTGCCCGTCTTCCACCCCAAGGGCGGCATCATCCGCAAGGAGATGGAGGACTACTCGCGGCAGCGGCACGTCGAGGCCGGCTACGAGTTCGTCTACACCCCGCACATCACCAAGGGCCACCTGTACGAGGTCTCGGGGCACCTGGACTGGTACAAGGACGGCATGTTCCCTGCCATGCACGTCGACGCTGAACTCAATGAGGACGGCACCGTGCGCAAGCCCGGCCAGGACTACTACCTGAAGCCGATGAACTGCCCCATGCACAACCTCATCTTCCGCTCCCGCGGCCGGTCCTACCGTGAGCTGCCCCTGCGGCTGTTCGAATTCGGCTCCGTGTACCGGTACGAGAAGTCCGGTGTGGTGCACGGCCTCACCCGTGTCCGGGGCATGACACAGGACGACGCCCACATCTACTGCACCCGCGAGCAGATGAAGGACGAACTCACCAAGACCCTCACCTTCGTCCTGGACCTGCTCAAGGACTACGGGCTGAACGACTTCTACCTCGAGCTGTCCACCAAGGACCCCGAGAAGTACGTCGGCGACGACGCCACCTGGGAGGAAGCCACCAGGACCCTCGCCGAGGTAGCCCAGGAGTCCGGGCTGGAGCTGGTGCCCGATCCAGGCGGAGCAGCCTTCTACGGTCCCAAGATTTCCGTGCAGGCCAAGGATGCCCTGGGCCGTACCTGGCAGATGTCCACCATCCAGCTGGACTTCAACCTGCCCGAACGGTTCGAGCTGGAATTCCAGGCCGCCGACGGCAGCCGCCAGCGTCCCGTCATGATCCACCGCGCGCTCTTCGGATCGGTGGAGCGCTTCATGGGCGTCCTCACCGAGCACTACGCCGGGGCGTTCCCCGCGTGGCTGGCTCCGGTCCAGGTGGTGGGCATCCCCGTGGCGGAGGCGTTCAACGATTACATGTTCGACGTCGTTGGCCAGCTCAAGGCGGCGGGTATCCGCGCCGAGGTGGATACGTCCTCGGACCGCTTCCCCAAGAAGATCCGCACCGCCAGCAAGGACAAGATCCCGTTCGTGCTGATCGCGGGCGGAGACGATGCAGAGGCGGGCGCTGTTTCGTTCCGCTTCCGGGACGGAAGCCAGGACAACGGCGTGCCCGTCGCGGAAGCGGTCAAGCGAATCACCGAAGCCATCCGCAACCGGACCAGCTAG